The proteins below come from a single Roseiflexus sp. RS-1 genomic window:
- the tsf gene encoding translation elongation factor Ts, whose protein sequence is MAEITAQMVKELRERTGAGVKECKDILEQTNGDIEKAIEELRKRGLRVSDKVAGREAKEGRIEVYIHHGARVAAMVELNCETDFVARTDDFIQLARDIAMQVAAMNPRYLRPEEVPESEIAASGLSPDKFYQEHVLLKQVFIKDSSQTIEEKIQAAIARIRENIVVRRFVRYEIGG, encoded by the coding sequence GTGGCTGAAATCACTGCGCAAATGGTGAAGGAACTGCGCGAGCGCACCGGCGCTGGCGTTAAGGAGTGCAAGGATATTCTCGAACAAACCAACGGCGACATCGAGAAGGCTATCGAAGAACTGCGCAAGCGCGGGTTGCGCGTGAGCGATAAAGTCGCCGGTCGTGAAGCGAAAGAAGGACGCATCGAAGTGTACATCCACCACGGCGCGCGCGTCGCGGCAATGGTCGAACTGAACTGCGAAACCGACTTCGTTGCCCGCACCGATGACTTTATCCAGCTGGCGCGCGATATTGCCATGCAGGTCGCGGCGATGAATCCACGCTACCTGCGCCCCGAAGAGGTCCCCGAGAGCGAGATCGCCGCCAGCGGTCTGTCGCCCGATAAGTTCTATCAGGAACATGTCCTGCTGAAGCAGGTGTTCATCAAAGACTCGTCGCAGACGATCGAGGAAAAAATCCAGGCGGCGATAGCCAGAATTCGTGAGAATATCGTCGTGCGCCGCTTTGTCCGGTATGAAATTGGCGGCTAA
- the rpsB gene encoding 30S ribosomal protein S2: protein MTQGAQRLVSMRALLESGAHFGHQTKRWNPKMRPYIFTARNGIHIIDLQKTITGLTEAYQFIVETVAAGQKVLFVGTKKQAQETIAEEATRAGQFYVTQRWLGGTLTNFATMRKRLRYLNDLEDQRARGEFNKLTKAEALKLDAEIEKLNKVFGGMKTMDRLPGALFIVDPHKEALAVKEANKTGIPVVAMVDTNCDPDLIDYVIPCNDDAIRSIRLIAAKIADAAIEGQNRRESLQADVHGAGYEQEMTAQLIAREAEAVE from the coding sequence ATGACCCAGGGAGCGCAGCGTCTCGTTTCGATGCGAGCACTGCTTGAGTCGGGAGCGCACTTCGGACACCAGACCAAGCGCTGGAATCCAAAGATGCGGCCGTACATCTTCACGGCGCGCAACGGCATTCACATCATCGATCTTCAGAAAACGATCACCGGTCTCACCGAAGCGTACCAGTTCATCGTTGAAACAGTCGCGGCAGGTCAGAAGGTGCTGTTCGTCGGCACCAAGAAGCAGGCGCAGGAAACCATCGCTGAAGAGGCGACGCGCGCGGGGCAGTTCTATGTCACCCAGCGCTGGCTCGGCGGCACACTGACCAACTTTGCCACCATGCGCAAGCGGTTGCGCTACCTGAACGATCTCGAGGATCAACGCGCACGGGGTGAGTTCAACAAACTGACCAAAGCCGAAGCGCTGAAGCTCGACGCGGAGATCGAAAAACTCAACAAGGTCTTCGGCGGTATGAAGACGATGGACCGGTTGCCAGGGGCGCTCTTCATCGTCGACCCGCACAAGGAAGCCCTCGCTGTCAAGGAAGCCAACAAAACCGGCATTCCAGTCGTGGCGATGGTCGATACCAACTGCGACCCCGACCTGATTGATTATGTCATTCCGTGCAACGACGATGCGATCCGCAGCATTCGTCTGATTGCCGCGAAAATCGCCGACGCCGCCATCGAAGGTCAGAATCGACGCGAGTCGCTTCAGGCCGACGTGCACGGCGCCGGCTATGAGCAGGAGATGACGGCTCAGTTGATCGCCAGGGAAGCTGAGGCGGTCGAGTAA
- a CDS encoding MGDG synthase family glycosyltransferase — translation MPDVSHEAVAPGGKPRILFAISDTGGGHRSGAQAIAAAIEQQVGEAVETYIIDIFAHTGVPVVRNAPVVYDKLSTRWLPLYDALYRMTDGRRRIDALTGVVYLAAHRNILRVLEAVRPTLVVSVHPLLNRLVGNARRTYRLSFRFITVVTDLVSLHASWADPSAELCIVPTDEAFERMLRLGMPPEKLMRTGFPVHPKFAAYHRTRDEAQTILGLSPELFTVLVTSGGVGSGNMEQLVRNIHTAYPQIQLLAVTGRNSALRERLEKSGFGPNVHIFGFVTNMEELMAASDIVISKAGPGTLMEALVMRRPVIVTQAVGMQERGNIDFVLNHELGLFCPTIDRIVPVLAELMEPSTYAATAARLVDAVPRDGAMQIASILLEQLHLEPPVRRYRRFRLPSVRMLRPRAIVRRLRLPRVRGLVRWRRPLPGRRR, via the coding sequence ATGCCCGATGTTTCACATGAAGCAGTGGCGCCCGGCGGCAAGCCGCGCATTCTGTTTGCGATCTCGGATACCGGCGGCGGTCACCGCTCGGGAGCGCAGGCAATCGCCGCTGCGATTGAACAGCAGGTCGGCGAAGCAGTCGAAACATATATCATTGATATCTTCGCTCACACCGGCGTGCCGGTGGTTCGGAACGCCCCGGTGGTCTACGATAAACTCTCGACGCGCTGGCTCCCGCTCTATGATGCCCTTTATCGCATGACTGACGGTCGCCGGCGTATCGATGCATTGACCGGCGTTGTCTATCTGGCGGCGCATCGCAATATTTTGCGTGTGCTCGAAGCCGTGCGCCCGACGCTCGTGGTTTCGGTGCATCCGTTGCTTAACCGTCTGGTTGGCAATGCGCGCCGCACGTATCGCCTCTCGTTTCGCTTTATCACCGTTGTGACCGACCTGGTCAGCCTGCATGCATCATGGGCCGACCCGAGCGCGGAATTGTGCATTGTGCCGACCGATGAGGCGTTCGAGCGTATGCTGCGTCTGGGAATGCCGCCAGAGAAACTGATGCGCACCGGGTTCCCGGTGCATCCGAAGTTTGCGGCATACCATCGGACGCGCGATGAAGCGCAGACGATCCTGGGCCTCTCGCCAGAGTTGTTTACCGTTCTGGTGACGAGCGGCGGGGTTGGATCCGGCAATATGGAGCAACTGGTGCGCAATATCCATACTGCGTATCCACAGATCCAGTTGCTGGCAGTGACCGGCAGAAACAGTGCGTTGCGTGAACGGCTCGAGAAGAGTGGTTTCGGTCCGAATGTGCATATCTTCGGCTTCGTCACGAATATGGAAGAGTTGATGGCGGCGAGCGATATTGTGATCTCGAAGGCGGGTCCGGGCACGCTGATGGAAGCGCTGGTGATGCGCCGTCCGGTGATTGTGACGCAGGCGGTTGGGATGCAGGAACGTGGCAATATCGATTTTGTGCTGAACCATGAACTGGGTCTGTTTTGCCCGACGATCGATCGGATTGTGCCGGTGCTGGCAGAGTTGATGGAACCGTCAACGTATGCAGCGACGGCTGCGCGCCTGGTCGATGCCGTTCCGCGCGATGGCGCGATGCAGATTGCATCTATTCTGCTTGAACAGTTGCACCTTGAGCCGCCGGTCCGTCGGTATCGACGCTTCCGCCTCCCTTCTGTACGGATGCTGCGCCCGCGTGCGATTGTGCGGCGGCTGCGCCTGCCGCGGGTGAGAGGACTCGTGCGCTGGCGGAGACCGTTGCCAGGGAGACGAAGGTGA
- a CDS encoding S1C family serine protease: MTEGSSRSSDRRWWIAGWTVATALLCMWCGVFAGVGGWVAGRDIGRREARLELSATAAVQPVLPDLGVLVTRLDRSGPAARAGVARGDVIVAIEGVYVQDARDLREQLLRYRPGDTVRLTLLRDRGEQTVNVALNAFPGNPRMPYLGVYYTARGEEPADL; this comes from the coding sequence ATGACCGAAGGTTCAAGCAGATCATCGGATCGACGCTGGTGGATTGCAGGATGGACAGTTGCCACAGCGCTTTTGTGCATGTGGTGTGGGGTGTTTGCTGGCGTTGGCGGTTGGGTTGCCGGGCGCGACATTGGGCGGCGCGAAGCCCGTCTGGAACTGAGTGCGACTGCTGCGGTGCAGCCGGTGTTGCCCGATCTGGGTGTGCTGGTGACGCGCCTTGACCGGAGCGGTCCGGCGGCACGCGCAGGGGTTGCGCGCGGTGATGTGATTGTCGCGATCGAGGGGGTCTACGTGCAGGATGCGCGCGACCTGCGCGAACAACTCTTGCGCTATCGCCCCGGTGATACCGTTCGGTTGACCCTTCTCCGCGATCGTGGAGAACAAACAGTTAATGTCGCGCTCAATGCGTTTCCCGGCAATCCGAGGATGCCGTACCTTGGCGTGTACTACACTGCCCGTGGCGAAGAACCGGCTGATCTGTGA